From the Candidatus Zixiibacteriota bacterium genome, the window TCAATTCCCGCCGCGGTCGCCGCTTTTTGCATCTCAATTTCATACCCCAGCATCAACTTTTCCCACGCCTGGTCATTTCGCGATAGAGCACGCACCGACATGGCGATATTCGAGGCGTGACGCGCCTCATATTCGGCCCGGGCGGCAAGTTCGAGCGATTCCTTACGGTTGTAGCGATCCTTGGTCAGAACGTCATTGGCTTTCTCGCGAGCCGTACGGGCTTTATCGAGCGTAGTGAGCGCATGCTTGGGCGCTTCATCGGCCACCGCCGTCGCAATCAGCTTATCGGCGCTTCCCAGAATATCGACCCGGATAGCCTCCAATTCGGCATTATCAAAGAACGGCCCCGCCTTTTCCGCCTCTTTAAGCCCGCCCTTGACATTGCCCGACTCTACTTTCTCGGTTGCCTTCATGAATTGCGTTTCGGCGGTCTGATAGAGGGTCGGCACCAGCACCGGCGCCTTCGCTTTGAGCGCCTTGTTGCGCGGCTCCATATATTCCGAGAGCGACAATTTAGCCACGCCCGATGCCTTGATCGCATTCTCGGCGTAACTGCGGAAATCAGCCACAAGATTATCAATCGACTGCTGCTTTTTCTGCAATTCCACCGCCTGCTTGATTTCCGCCATTTTGTTTTCAGCGTTGAGATAAGTTTTCGGGGCAAATACCGGCGCTTCGACCGCCTTGGCCGAATCGAGAAGCGATTCCAGCTCCTTCATCGGGGCTGTCCCCTGCGCCATAGCCGGGCTCTGCATGATTATCACACACAGCAACCCCAGCACAAACGTCATCGAGGTTTTCATATATTTCTCCTGTAAAAAAATTCCTTCCGACCCGAAAATATTGCGAGTTTTAAACAGAAATCGCAATAGAAAAGAATCGGTGTGAACAGCCGAACCGCCCGGCGCTCTCAGACGCCCTTTTTCTGAACCAGATATACCCCCGCAACAATCATCACCGCTCCGATAATCGTGATAAGAGTTAATTTTTCATCCAGAAGCGGAATCGCCGCTATGGTGGTCACGACCGGTTCGATATATATATATACCCCTACTTCCGTCGCCCCTTTGCGCGAAAGCCCCTCCAGCCAGAACCAGTGCGCCAGCCCGAGACAGAATACCCCCAGGAAAATCAAAGCCAGGATTATCCCCGGAGGCAGACTCAGTATTTTCGAGACCGGCGTAGTAAATGCCGCATAACCGTTCAGTATCAATGCCGGCATTATCAGTATCGCCATCGAGACCGCCAGCGGATTATTCCGCCGCGTGATATTACGGGTCATGATCGTATAAATTCCCCAGGTGATACTGCTCGAAAGTATAATCCAGTCCCCGACTGAACTCAGCCACCCCAGGCTGTCGAGCTTCCCTTTTGATATCAGTAGCACCACGCCCAGCGTTGCCACCGTTATGCCGACCAGTTTGATTGTCGAGAGCTTCTCCTTGAGAAAAACACGCGACATCATGGCGATAAATACCGGTATGGTCGCTACCAGCCAGGCGGTATTGGTGGCGCTGGTATATATCAGGCCGAAAGCCTGAATGAGAAAATGAACGGCCAGAACGACAGCGGCAATCAGAATAATCAAATAATCCGCTTTCTTGAAACTGATATCTATTTTCTTGAAAAGTATTACCAGATACAGGACAGGCGTTCCCAGAAGCAGCCTCAATGCGATTATTTCCACCGGCGAGAGATACGCCAGGGCCATCTTGGTCGCCACAAAGGAAAGCCCCCAGAATATGACGGTCAGAAGCAGCAGAAGATTAATCATAATCAGACATCATGCTCGTTGACTCTTATGCGGCCGAATTTCTCGGAAATATATACGGCCGCAACTATAAAAAGGGCGCCCAACACCAGCCAGAAAGTAATCGCTTCTTTCAGAAATATTGTGGCCCCTATCATGGTGAATAGCGGTTCCAAATAGAGATATATTCCGACCTCGCCCGCCGGCTTCCGGGCCAGCCCCTCCGACCATGACCAGAACGAAATCGCCAGACACCCCACGCCGAGAAAAGCGACTGCCATTACACCGTCCCCGGCCATTCTGGAATAAACCGTGGCGCCGCTTACTATCAGACTGTATGGTACAATCACCATCCCCGCCAGCGCAATCAGCCAGAAAGTCGCCACCAGAGGGTCAAGCCCCCGGGCGAGCTTCCGATTGACAATGGTATAAAGCGCCCAGGTGACACAACTCCCCAGTACAATCCAGTCGCCGACCGAGGAAATCCACTCAAGCGACCCCAAATCTCCTTTTGAAACCAGGAAAATCACTCCGATCGTCGCCAGAATCACACCAAAAATCTGGTAATTCCCGAATGACTCCTTTAGAACGAAAAAGGAAAGAATGGCGATAAATATCGGCGCTGTGGTCAAAATCCAGGCGGTATTGGTGGCCGTCGTCGTCATCATCCCGGTTGCCATCACCCAGAAATGAAGGAATAAAATCCCGGCGGCCAGAATTAGATATTTCAGCTGCCCCTTAAAATTGAACGAGAGCCTTTTGAAAAGGATAATTATGAACAGGGTCAGGCCGCCAAGTACAAATCGGGCGGCGATGAGCTCTACCGGGGTGAGATATTTGAGTGAGACCTTTATGGCAATATACGAAAACCCCCAGAAAAGTACTGCAATCAGTAAATATATCGACATAAGGCCTATGTTTCCATATATTGAATGGCCAATATACGATAAATTTATGGTAAACCAAGGTACTTTATATCTGTCGCTCTTAGTCGCCACTTTCGCGGTCTCCTGGGCGGCGGTGCTGATCAAACTGGCCGATGCTTCTCCTCTGCCCATCGCTTTCTACCGGATGGGCATGGCGGCACTGATTCTGGCAATCCCCGCTCTGCCCAAAATGCGTCAGACTTTCCGCATTCTCACCCGCAAGCAGATTGGACTGCTTGTGCTATCAGGTATAGTCCTTGGACTCCACTTTGCCTTCTGGGTCACTTCCCTCTTCTATACCACTATCTCCAATTCAACCATTCTCGTCGCCACCCAACCGATTTTTATCCTGGCCATGGAGGCGGCGATCCTGAAAGATAAAATTCCGGTTCGATCCGTTGTCGGCATGGTCGTTGCAATCATCGGGATGGCCGTGATCTCGCGCGGCGACCTGCACCTCGGTAAAG encodes:
- a CDS encoding OmpA family protein — protein: MKTSMTFVLGLLCVIIMQSPAMAQGTAPMKELESLLDSAKAVEAPVFAPKTYLNAENKMAEIKQAVELQKKQQSIDNLVADFRSYAENAIKASGVAKLSLSEYMEPRNKALKAKAPVLVPTLYQTAETQFMKATEKVESGNVKGGLKEAEKAGPFFDNAELEAIRVDILGSADKLIATAVADEAPKHALTTLDKARTAREKANDVLTKDRYNRKESLELAARAEYEARHASNIAMSVRALSRNDQAWEKLMLGYEIEMQKAATAAGIDLLHFDNGPTAAADSLTAAIRSLKGETTSLAQASEAQGKQAEEKATTLVEQLSATMTRFGSREESKDPMVLAKELDMKVAELMKNKGSMDSVIAATTAKADELAKSQAEVSAELALRQAKEEKLNAAKALINPSEGEVFLNSANDLVLRLPGMSFDVSKSDIKDEHVPLLKKVQEILSMFPESKIMIEGHTDNRGDAVANTRLSEKRAFSVMQYFRQTMAIPADRIQAAGYGSDKPVATNDTPDGRAKNRRIDMIILQ
- a CDS encoding DMT family transporter produces the protein MINLLLLLTVIFWGLSFVATKMALAYLSPVEIIALRLLLGTPVLYLVILFKKIDISFKKADYLIILIAAVVLAVHFLIQAFGLIYTSATNTAWLVATIPVFIAMMSRVFLKEKLSTIKLVGITVATLGVVLLISKGKLDSLGWLSSVGDWIILSSSITWGIYTIMTRNITRRNNPLAVSMAILIMPALILNGYAAFTTPVSKILSLPPGIILALIFLGVFCLGLAHWFWLEGLSRKGATEVGVYIYIEPVVTTIAAIPLLDEKLTLITIIGAVMIVAGVYLVQKKGV
- a CDS encoding DMT family transporter — encoded protein: MSIYLLIAVLFWGFSYIAIKVSLKYLTPVELIAARFVLGGLTLFIIILFKRLSFNFKGQLKYLILAAGILFLHFWVMATGMMTTTATNTAWILTTAPIFIAILSFFVLKESFGNYQIFGVILATIGVIFLVSKGDLGSLEWISSVGDWIVLGSCVTWALYTIVNRKLARGLDPLVATFWLIALAGMVIVPYSLIVSGATVYSRMAGDGVMAVAFLGVGCLAISFWSWSEGLARKPAGEVGIYLYLEPLFTMIGATIFLKEAITFWLVLGALFIVAAVYISEKFGRIRVNEHDV